Genomic window (Vidua macroura isolate BioBank_ID:100142 chromosome 3, ASM2450914v1, whole genome shotgun sequence):
TATGCCAGCAGGGAGAGTGATCATGTctcctttttccatggaaatcCGAATCCATTTGTCATCCTTGTCTCGAACATCAAAATAGCCAGATCCCTCCAAGATGTAGCGAATTTCATCATCGAGGTGTAAATGTTcttcataaaatgtttttatctaggaatagcaaatattttggaaaactaCTGAACAtgggaaagctgcaaagaaATCTGGTAGAAACACAGAGAAGCTGAGAAAGGCTTTCAAAGGGTAACTGTGTTTTAACTAACAGAGGAGACCAACATGGGAAAGATAGCcaagccagccagccagcccgTCTCTGAACATATCTAAGCAGGCTTCTACATTTCCTTTGGAGGGCAGGAACTCCTCTGACAAGAAGGAGCTCTAGCTGTACGTAACCATTCTCTGAATAACAGTAATGCTTACAAGCCATCTGAAAGAGAGATGGGTAAAACTTCCCACTGCAGGATTTGGTCCTTGCGCTTGCTCAGTTCAatcattttttgcttttttccccccccaacACACAGCACCAAAACAAAGCCACAGACTATCCCCCCTCTTTTACACTTATGTAGAGCTGAATTAGCTGCACAGGGTACTACCACTGCCTGTGAAAATGCAGTTACTGCCAAACACGGCCCATCTACAGCAATCTGATGTAAACAGTGTGTCATGCCTGCCTACACACAGACCCAGCTCCAGGCTCTCTTGTCCAAGACAGTGGCAGCaacattctcttttttctgGAATGGCAAATTCTTTGTACATTCACAGAatacaaaacacattttaaaattcaattaaCGGAGACCTGAGAGGTTTAGTGCACAGTGAGCAGTGCAATGCCAGGTACCATCACCAGCTGCTCAGGTCTGAATGATGTTTAGCCACACTTCTGCAGATGTCCTTGAGCCAGAAGTGATCCAACACAGCAGGATGAGCAAAAGTCCCTATGTCTTGTAAAGAATGGCCCATCTTTCTGTCAGATAGAGCCTATCTAGGCCACCTTCCTAATGAGTTACTACCTAATTCACCTTctcaccaaaacaaaaccactagAACACAATGGGCTTAAAACAAACTGGTAAATGGaaacttaataaaaatatgaaagtgTCATTGGGTTGCTGTTTTCAAGTCAGAGCAGCAAGTCAGCAGCACTTGAAGGTTAGGATGAGAAAGCTCCTTCTAGGAGGCTCATCTGAACAGTGTTGAGCTGCTATGAAATTGTCAAGGTATGAGCTCCCCAAGGTAAAAAAATCTACTTGTACAAAGAATGTATCCCTCCAATTCCATGTAGTTAACACTCACTTAAAAAAGAGGCATTATGCAAGCAGCCATTAGGATGTCAAAGACTTCAAAGCCCAGGCCCAGCTGGCAGCTACTTGCCTTCATCTCAGAGAGGCTCTCTGAGAACAGGTCAGCATTGGCACAACTCTGCTGGTAGGAATCTTAGTTATGAAATGACAGTGATGGAAATGATCCTCAAAACCTTTGAGGGCAATCTACAGAAGCAAAAGACCTCTACTATCTTTAATATTATATCAAAGGTTCTTTCTTAATGTTCAGGACTTCGGTACAGGATGTATTTGAGACGTGGAAGCCTCATCCCCATGTCGCGCTGGGCTGTGCAGGTGTCACACACTGGCCGGTGCGGAAACCCGCACTGAGAGTCAAGTTTCGCGTACCTTTTCCTCATAATTTGGAAGCTTGTCTTTGTGTATGGTCACTATATCCATCCAAGAATAATTTTCTGCTCTCCGAATCTCCTTCAAGCATGGATCAGCCTCATAGTTATCAGCATCCAACTAAAAGCAtaggcagagggaaaaaaaaaaaagcattcgGACGCCATTGCTAAAGGCGGAACTCAGGGCACTCGTGGGAATCCCGAGGTGCCGGTGCGGCTCGGCCGCTGCACGGGGAGCTGCCACAAGGACACGGGGCTCCTGCACCCGGCCCCCGGCCCAGCTGCCTCCGCTCTGcgggcggcccggcccggcccggcccggcgctcCCCGCGCGGCtcagcccggccccgcggctccccGCCGTACCCTGCGGTACCACCCCCGCCGTACCCTGCGGTACCACCCCCGCCGTACCCTGCGGTACACCACGCCGAGGCGgcgcagctgctccaggctgacgGCGCGGTTGGGCCGCTGCCGGTGCGGAGCCCGCTGGTCCTCCTGGGACTCGTCCATGTACCAGGCCTCCACCATCCCGCCGCCACAGTGtccgcggggccgggctgccAGCGCGTCCCGCCCCGGCGGGGCTCCAGGGCCCGGCAGCGAGCGGGACGGGCCCGCCCCGCGGCCCGGGGCAGAGCGTTACGGGGGCGCCATGGGCCGCTCCAAACACGCTGAACAGCGTGCGGTGCGGGGCTTTCGTTTGAGGGAACAGCTTCAGGCTGAGAGCCGAAAGTCCTCGAGAGACAGGCCGGGCTTCGGGGCTTCTCACCCGCAGCGCCCCAGGGTAACCCGAGTGAACGGCCATGGTGTTTGCATCGTGTCGGCCCTCGCTGTAATGCTCTGACGGAACTTACTGGTACATCTCAAGCTTAAAGGCTGGCATTGCAACCCcacaatatgaaaaaaaagaaaaaaaaaatttaggcaAAAAATAAAGTGCTAAGACATGCCTGTGCAGATAACTTGTGTTGTCTCCATCCATGAAGAGGCATCCTCAGCGTTCTCCCCGAGCTGGAGTACGCAAAACACCCTGGGGTGTGTCCCGTCCAGCCTCCACACTTCTGTTGCCTACCTGATCCTATAGGGCAAATAAACCAACAGCCAGCTAAGCACAATATAAGAATGGCCAGACAACTGAAACAAACCCTCCTTCgaatttttcttcataaaaagaGTTTCTAACTTACCAAGGTGTCTCAAGCACTACTATCAATTCTCATAAAAAGGTACCAGATCCATTTAATGtataatatatttatgtttaaGCACTACTGGTTATCAAACAGATACTCTAGAAGCTGTGCTAAGGCACATGGAGGACATGTACGTGTTTTGAGACAGCCAGCACTGAATATCATGGCTGCTAAATGCCAATATTCTCCTAAAGCTGCAGTTCTCTGAAAAGATTACTTCAACATCCACCATCCTCTGCAGGCCCTCGAGCCCCTTTTAAGTCCCTTTTAAGTTTGTTTTCCATCCTTTAATCAGCCTTAATCTTGTAGCCatcctcttgtttttcttctgtcctgAATTTCCAGAATAAGAATAAACATTCATATGAAATTGATATGTCCTATTAGATTTTCTATTATAATCTACCTATTGGACTCAGGTAGTCAAGTGGCCTAAATTCAGTATTACACAGTTGTTATGATTTACCCACCACAATCTTACAGGTTTTCCAAAGCTCctccttaaataaaaaaaccccaaaaaaaccaaaactgattTCCATACAGTAAATAGGATTTACTCGTTTAGCATAATATGTAAGATAGGCAAGTTACTAGAAATCTGATTGGGGTGATGGGTCTTTTCTTTGCAGCCAAACTTCTAAAGTAAATAGATAGTTGTGTGCATACATACAAAGAAGCGGAGGGGGCCAAATCAGTGCCCTCTTTTACCCCTAGATGAGCTTCAATGTGCAGTTTtggatgagagaaaaaaatagaaatcttcACTGACCTATTAACTACTGGATAGCCAGTTTCCTCCTTTAGCCATGTGATTAAATATGCAAAACCTCACACTTTGCCTCGGGAAAGATATTATAATGCATGAGAACTATTAAGTAacaaatttcttcatttctaaCCATCTGTATCAAAATTAACAAATaccaaaacatttcagtgactCCTAGCTTAAACTCTACTATTCAGTGGTACAGAAGTACCATATAGAGAAGTTGACACATACAATAAACCTGCTTGCTTTTCCTGTACACTTGCATAGAAAATAAACTCATGTTGATTACTGGTAATTACTCTCCAATTCAAGTGCACATTAGCCATTCCATTAATCTCATAATTGACTGGAAAAAATGAAGTCAAATATTTGAGATCTGGAAGGTATGGAGAAGCTTATCTTCTGGTCCCATTTCAGATGAAATGCCAATTACTACCTTTAGGACAACACTGAAGAGGAACTAACAATGCTAACAATAACCagtatgcatttaaaaaaactaCTTAATGGAAACAGGAAGCCAGAGATTAAGAGCTTGAACATTAATCACATAGAGAGAACAGTAAAAATTCATTGTTTTCTTGTAACCTGGCTTTTTCTTTGCTCATGCTACCCTGACAGAAGAAAGCtactggtgctgcagctggcactgtAGGTCAGTATTACAAGCCCATCTGTGGAGCAGTTATTGCCAGTACCAGAATGCCAGAGAACACCAATGAAATCTGTGTTAGGTGACCTCCTACCAAATCAACCAACCCCAAAGTCTGCCCCACCTATTTTGGGCTGCAATAAATAcctctgcacaaaaaaaaaaaaaaaatttatttcactaagaagaaaatacagaacactttgatttaaaattacttcttcaGAAGCCTGTCATTAAGGTGAGTTTGTAAGTACACAAGACAGATAAAAACACTGACCGCAGCCCTTCCAATAGatggagaaaaagcaaatactCAGTATCATCAACTAAATATTCTCAATTGTAAAACAAATGCAATAGAAGaaaatgtggggttttgctTCCCAGAAGTTGGTTTATATTTAGTGCTTCAGGCCAGAAAGAAGTACAGCTCAAAGTTCAACTCCAAAACAATTACAGCAGTTCAAGTTGTTGCTGTCATATTAGGCCCTTTCCTCTCAGTGCAACAGTCTCTAGTCCCAGGCCATCAGCACTTTTCTTTACAAGCTCCTTCTCTTGCTAGTCTATCAGCTTCTTCATTTCCTTGGAAGCCAGCATGACCAGGAACATGCATCTGTCAGGACAAAATATAGGAGTATTAGATATGGAAGAAAGTAGATACATGAAACTTGATAAAGCAGTGCTCTGTCATTGATAGTACAGGAGCACCTCCTCAGAGGTCTTCACCTAATACTTAGCCCTTAGGTTTTCTTCCCAGAGATCTTCATTGTCTCTCTTCTTCTAGATAAACTCTTGCCAAACTGTGACTATAATCTTTATGGGAATTAGTGAAAAGCATAAGGACCAACCAATCTATCCCTTAAGAAATGCAGACAACAGCTCCAATTCAAAATTCCCACCTTCCAGCATTCAGTGGTTAAACTGAGTTGATCTTTCCCTAAAAGCTAAAGTCCTCTATTCCACTAAAAGCCTTGGTAGTTACAGCATTCACTTAGGATACATACATAGGATAATAAAAGATCCTTCCAATTTTCAGATGTCTTAATTGTCCATCCATCAATcagtaactgaaaaaaaactttatacCCTAAGCCCATCCTTGTCAGAACTAAGGGTGGAGTAGGAAGGTGAGGAAGAAAATCAAGCTTGCTATTTGACAAGATCTGAGAGGGGATAAGCATGAAGTGGGTGTGAAGTGACGTTAGGCAAGGTTTTGGCACCCCATGGGGGGCTGTAGATGTGGATTCTGTGAAAAGACATAAGCAGTGCCCCTACATAAGAGAGAGCCAGATCCAGACAGCTCCAAAAGGGACTCACAGTTTGACACAGCTAAGCTCATCAGCAAAGCTGATGGCTCTTCTGTGATAACATGTTTAAGAAATGGTAAAAATGCTGCACAACAGCCAGAGAAaagagtgagaatatgtgaaaGGAACAgttctgcagacaccaaggtcagtgctgaaggagaaggtgctCCAAGCACCTGAGCAGAGattctcctgcagcctgtggtgcagaccatggtcAGTCAGCCTGTCTCCCTTACAGCCCAGGAGGGccacagtggagcagagatGTGCCTGCAGCCCATGTAGGACTCTGTATACATACACTCCTCCTGAAACAAAATTCATCCCACCTTTTCTAAGAGATTCAGGTTTAAGAAGTGTGCACAAAGGAGTACCTTTTAGTTATGTAAAATATTCCCAAGAACAGCTGAATTTAGTTGGTCTTTAAATTTTTACCCTTGCTCCTCAACAGAATATAGGAGTAGCTATAGAAAATCTAATCAGCCTGTAAATTGCAGCCACCAACTCTGTAACACAGAGCAACGTGAATACCTGCAAtaaattcccattaaaaaatTGCACATTAAATACCTACATGGTCCTGTTTTCTCCAGAGTAAAGACAGAAGCTGAGTAAACATGTCATTAGCAGCTGCAAATTCAACTGTACACATATTTTCTCAAATCAGTGGTCTTATACCATAATTAGGctaaaatttaagaggcaaagGAATATATTTCCTTGAAGTGTTAAGCACTGATATTAGAGgttacagaaaaatacattttaccaGAAATACCTGTATAGAAGTTGGTTTACTTCTTTACTGGAGAgcaaaaccattaaaaaattgttattttaaagaCCTTCTCGTACCAATTTTGCTTAGAAGAAATACAGTTAAGGCACAGAAAACTAGTTCGTTTATTTGGGGTTACACACACTTAGTTCTCCCATTTTAAAGACACTCCTGTGATTGAGTTACTCCAACAAATCAACATCCTAAAGagttctgaaaagcaaataca
Coding sequences:
- the ADI1 gene encoding acireductone dioxygenase; amino-acid sequence: MVEAWYMDESQEDQRAPHRQRPNRAVSLEQLRRLGVVYRRLDADNYEADPCLKEIRRAENYSWMDIVTIHKDKLPNYEEKIKTFYEEHLHLDDEIRYILEGSGYFDVRDKDDKWIRISMEKGDMITLPAGIYHRFTLDENNYVKAMRLFVGEPVWTAYNRPADDFPARKQYMKFLAEEEHNGV